In a single window of the Fusarium falciforme chromosome 3, complete sequence genome:
- a CDS encoding MFS domain-containing protein produces MEPSQRGSLDITTQTDPNANNSKVAANQHNNAGPHSKERIETSPGDSESNTAVPPLDTDDETPTHQYATPRELSLLSTVFTIATFMIAIDGSILATAIPKITSDFRRLDDVPWYGSAYLLTEMAFQPTFGRLYTLFDARILYLVSIIIFEAGTILCAAAPNSASLITGRVISGAGAAGLLCGSLAVYGRSVPLRARPFGMALVTSMYGIAGVLGPTLGGLITDTPRLTWRFCFWINLPAGAVTFVIAFMILKAKTPVHGKLSLREKLKRLDLLGSFLLIAGLVSLFFALQWGGTRYPWSDPRVYACIVVFGILASAFGVLQATKKEEATIPTRILSQRTVAISCVFNMLMSMAHNTHMYYLAFYFQAVLGTNAVTSGVRCLAYGIPCSIAIIITGACISSKGHYVPFMWLGSSIFIAGCVLLRELDRNSSTGEWIGFQILSGAGIGLAEQVPFIAVQVVLPDDDMPTACALVVFFRLFGGAVGLSIASNLFSGELFRRLAGAPAGIDAKTIRDAGAADLAKAVPAAALPLVQRAFSYAVSRAFILPIVVASMSLALSFGMQRRWIPDDRVQPVQGDESAVAIETAGATDLNQRQNEKTV; encoded by the exons ATGGAGCCAAGTCAACGAGGCAGCTTAGACATCACTACGCAAACTGACCCAAATGCGAACAACAGCAAAGTGGCTGCCAACCAGCACAATAACGCCGGGCCTCATTCCAAAGAGAGAATTGAGACCTCCCCAGGAGACTCTGAAAGCAATACAGCCGTACCACCGCTGGATACCGATGATGAGACCCCAACTCATCAATACGCGACACCACGAGAGCTTAGTCTACTGTCAACGGTGTTCACTATTGCGACCTTCATGATAGCAATAGATGGAAGTATCCTTG CGACTGCCATTCCAAAGATCACTAGTGATTTCCGTCGACTCGATGATGTGCCCTGGTATGGAAGCGCCTACCTCCTAACAGAAATGGCATTTCAGCCTACCTTCGGTCGTTTGTATACTCTGTTTGACGCGAGGATTCTCTATCTGGTCTCTATCATAATAT TCGAAGCCGGTACGATATTATGCGCTGCCGCACCTAACTCGGCTTCATTGATCACCGGAAGAGTGATATCTGGAGCCGGAGCTGCTGGGCTTCTCTGCGGAAGTCTGGCAGTGTATGGAAGGTCAGTTCCCCTGCGGGCTAGGCCGTTCGGGATGGCTCTTGTCACGAGCATGTATGGTATTGCGGGAGTGCTAGGCCCGACCCTTGGAGGACTGATCACGGATACGCCTCGATTGACTTGGCGGTTCTGCTTTTG GATCAATCTGC CCGCCGGAGCTGTGACCTTCGTGATCGCATTCATGATTTTGAAAGCAAAGACACCCGTCCACGGGAAGCTCTCACTGCGTGAGAAACTGAAGCGACTTGATCTGCTCGGCAGCTTCCTGCTTATAGCAGGGCTGGTGTCACTCTTCTTCGCACTGCAATGGGGCGGGACTAGATACCCATGGTCCGACCCGAGGGTCTACGCATGCATCGTGGTATTTGGAATACTCGCATCTGCATTTGGGGTGCTACAGGCAACCAAGAAAGAAGA GGCTACCATCCCAACGAGAATCCTCTCGCAGCGCACTGTAGCCATCAGTTGCGTCTTCAACATGCTCATGTCCATGGCGCATAACACACACATGTACTACTTGGCCTTTTACTTTCAGGCCGTACTAGGGACCAACGCTGTGACTTCAGGCGTGCGCTGTCTCGCATACGGTATCCCGTGCAGCATCGCAATCATCATCACTGGCGCATGTATCAGCTCCAAAGGCCACTACGTCCCCTTCATGTGGCTGGGGTCAAGCATATTCATCGCTGGGTGCGTGTTGCTACGCGAACTGGACAGAAACTCTTCGACAGGAGAGTGGATTGGCTTCCAGATCCTCAGTGGAGCGGGAATTGGGCTTGCAGAACAGGTCCCATTCATCGCGGTGCAGGTGGTCCTCCCCGATGATGACATGCCGACCGCGTGTGCCCTGGTAGTCTTCTTTCGCTTGTTCGGTGGCGCTGTGGGACTTAGCATAGCCTCCAACCTCTTCTCCGGGGAGCTCTTCCGGCGACTAGCAGGAGCACCGGCAGGGATCGATGCCAAAACCATACGGGATGCGGGCGCAGCGGATCTAGCGAAGGCGGTGCCGGCGGCTGCGTTGCCGTTAGTCCAGAGGGCTTTCAGTTATGCCGTCTCTAGGGCCTTTATCCTGCCCATCGTTGTGGCGAGCATGTCATTGGCTCTGAGCTTCGGAATGCAGAGACGATGGATTCCGGACGACCGAGTGCAGCCGGTTCAAGGAGATGAATCTGCTGTGGCTATCGAGACGGCTGGAGCTACGGATTTGAATCAGAGGCAAAATGAAAAGACCGTTTAG